One genomic region from Streptomyces sp. NBC_01304 encodes:
- a CDS encoding slipin family protein, with translation MVEELVAAGVSVASAGVVYVMAAARVVKQYERGVVFRLGRLQKETRGPGFTMVLPFVDRLRKVNLQIVTMPVPAQDGITRDNVTVRVDAVIYFKVVEADKAVVNVEDYRFAVSQMAQTSLRSIIGKSDLDDLLSNREKLNQGLELMIDSPAVGWGVQIDRVEIKDVSLPETMKRSMARQAEADRERRARVINADAELQASKKLAEAAHVMSDEPAALQLRLLQTVVAVAAEKNSTLVLPFPVELLRFLERAQQNLPGQQGQQGQQGQQGRQGRQGQQGQQGRSQPGPAPAVQDQQSPAVEALSESGVVGSDSGAPPKDSGQD, from the coding sequence ATGGTCGAGGAGCTGGTGGCGGCGGGAGTGTCGGTGGCGTCCGCCGGAGTGGTTTATGTGATGGCGGCGGCGCGGGTCGTCAAACAGTACGAGCGGGGTGTGGTGTTCCGGCTCGGGCGGCTGCAGAAGGAGACGCGCGGGCCGGGGTTCACCATGGTCCTTCCCTTTGTGGACCGGCTGCGCAAGGTCAATCTGCAGATCGTGACCATGCCGGTCCCCGCGCAGGACGGCATCACCAGGGACAACGTGACGGTCCGGGTCGACGCTGTCATCTACTTCAAGGTGGTCGAGGCCGACAAGGCGGTCGTGAACGTCGAGGACTATCGCTTCGCGGTCTCGCAGATGGCGCAGACCTCGCTGCGGTCGATCATCGGCAAGAGCGATCTGGACGATCTGCTGTCGAACCGGGAAAAGCTCAACCAAGGGCTTGAGTTGATGATCGACAGCCCGGCCGTGGGGTGGGGCGTGCAGATCGACCGGGTGGAGATCAAGGACGTGTCGCTGCCGGAGACGATGAAGCGGTCGATGGCGCGGCAGGCCGAGGCCGACCGGGAGCGGCGGGCCCGGGTCATCAACGCGGACGCGGAGCTGCAGGCCTCGAAGAAGCTGGCCGAGGCGGCGCATGTGATGTCGGACGAGCCGGCCGCCCTCCAACTGCGGCTGCTGCAGACCGTGGTGGCGGTCGCCGCCGAGAAGAACTCCACTCTGGTGCTGCCGTTCCCGGTGGAGCTGCTGCGGTTCCTGGAGCGGGCGCAGCAGAACCTTCCGGGGCAGCAGGGGCAGCAGGGGCAGCAAGGACAGCAAGGACGGCAAGGACGGCAAGGACAGCAGGGGCAGCAAGGCCGGTCCCAGCCGGGTCCGGCTCCGGCGGTTCAGGATCAGCAGTCGCCGGCCGTCGAGGCGCTTTCGGAATCCGGCGTCGTCGGGTCGGATTCCGGCGCCCCGCCGAAGGATTCAGGACAGGACTAG
- a CDS encoding S1 family peptidase → MKHRRIPKRRAALAGAGVIALVAAGITLQTANASEDTPLPELKTLSVGAAGKLADSLGKDLGADAAGTYYDAKGKTLVVNVLDQAAADAVAQAGGKARIVENSLAELKTARTGLLKKASTKGTSWVVDPKTNKVVVTADRTVKGAKLAKLTKAVEALGSKAELKQSKGEFKRFIAGGDAIWGGGGRCSLGFNVTVGGEPHFLTAGHCTEAIQSWSEEQGGPVIGENAGSSFPDNDYGIVKYTGDTAHPSEVDLYNGSTQAITQAGDATVGQQVQRSGSTTQVHDGEVTALDATVDYGNGDIVNGLIQTTVCAEPGDSGGSLFAGDTALGLTSGGSGDCSGGGETFFQPVPEALSAFGAEIG, encoded by the coding sequence TTGAAGCACCGACGCATACCGAAGCGGCGTGCGGCCCTGGCAGGTGCGGGCGTCATCGCGCTCGTCGCCGCGGGCATCACCTTGCAGACCGCGAACGCGAGCGAGGACACCCCGCTCCCCGAGCTGAAGACCCTGTCGGTCGGCGCGGCCGGAAAGCTCGCCGACAGCCTCGGCAAGGACCTGGGCGCCGACGCCGCGGGTACGTACTACGACGCCAAGGGCAAGACCTTGGTCGTGAACGTTCTGGACCAGGCCGCGGCCGACGCCGTCGCGCAGGCCGGCGGCAAGGCCAGAATCGTCGAGAACTCCCTGGCCGAGCTGAAGACCGCGCGCACCGGTCTGCTGAAGAAGGCGAGCACCAAGGGCACCTCCTGGGTGGTCGACCCCAAGACCAACAAGGTCGTCGTCACCGCCGACCGCACGGTCAAGGGCGCGAAGCTCGCCAAGCTCACCAAGGCCGTGGAAGCGCTCGGCTCCAAGGCGGAGCTGAAGCAGTCCAAGGGCGAGTTCAAGCGCTTCATCGCGGGCGGCGACGCCATCTGGGGCGGCGGCGGCCGCTGCTCGCTCGGCTTCAACGTCACGGTGGGCGGCGAGCCGCACTTCCTGACCGCGGGCCACTGCACCGAGGCGATCCAGAGCTGGTCCGAGGAGCAGGGCGGCCCGGTGATCGGTGAGAACGCCGGCTCCAGCTTCCCCGACAACGACTACGGCATCGTCAAGTACACCGGCGACACCGCGCACCCGAGCGAGGTCGACCTCTACAACGGCTCGACCCAGGCCATCACGCAGGCCGGCGACGCCACGGTCGGGCAGCAGGTGCAGCGCAGCGGCTCCACCACGCAGGTGCACGACGGTGAGGTCACCGCCCTTGACGCCACGGTCGACTACGGCAACGGCGACATCGTCAACGGCCTCATCCAGACCACGGTCTGCGCCGAGCCCGGCGACAGCGGCGGCTCGCTCTTCGCGGGCGACACCGCGCTCGGCCTGACCTCGGGCGGCAGCGGCGACTGCTCGGGCGGCGGGGAGACCTTCTTCCAGCCGGTGCCGGAAGCGCTGTCCGCTTTTGGCGCGGAGATCGGCTGA
- the adhE gene encoding bifunctional acetaldehyde-CoA/alcohol dehydrogenase yields the protein MQANEMVDGLVQGALKALDHFETYDQEQVDHIVKKASLAALSQHGELAKLAVEETGRGLFEDKAVKNLFACEHVVNSMRGLKTAGVIARDELNGITEIAEPVGVICAMTPVTNPTSTTIFKALIALKTRNPIIFAFHPSAQKCSSEAARIVRDAAIEAGAPENCVQWIEEPSMEGTGALMNHEGVSTILATGGNAMVKAAYSCGKPALGVGAGNVPAYVHKSAKLKRAIHDIVLSKAFDNGMICASEQAVILDKEVYAEGMKELKRLGAYVVSAAEKTQLENFMFGTSAFADNVTSAKLNPTVVGKSPQWIAEQAGFSVPAEASILLAECAEVGVNEPLTREKLAPVLAALKADSTELGIELAAQMVEFHGLGHSAAIHAEDEQLIEEFGKRVKAIRVIANSPSTFGGIGDVYNAFLPSLTLGCGSYGHNSVSNNVTAVNLVNVKRIGRRNTNMQWFKVPPKIYFERNSIRYVGEMDGIKKVSLVTDKTMVALGMAQKIIDILQSREGAVNIQVIDNVEPNPELETVEEGAARMRDFQPDTIIALGGGSAMDAAKVMWLMYEHPEIAFADTKEKFFDVRKRAFKFPSLGAKAKMVAIPTTSGTGSEVTPFAVISDPKAAQKYPLADYALTPHVAIVDPNLPMGLPASVTADSGFDALTHATEAYISAYSNDYTDGLCLQAIKLIFENLEDCVKLGAKAPEAREKMHNASTVAGMAFANAFLGMVHAMAHTLGNTFHVPHGRTNALLLPHVIRHNGTVTHKATPWPKAEVYRAPERLQEIAKLLGLKAKTPEEGVESYAKAVEELRDRCGISASFQAEGIDESAFIAALPQQAMNAYADQCAPANPRMPMIDDLQQLMKQAYYGNLEGAPKAA from the coding sequence ATGCAGGCCAATGAGATGGTGGACGGACTGGTCCAGGGGGCCCTCAAGGCTCTCGACCACTTCGAGACGTACGACCAGGAGCAGGTCGACCACATCGTCAAGAAGGCTTCGCTCGCGGCCCTCAGCCAGCACGGCGAACTCGCCAAGCTGGCCGTCGAGGAGACCGGCCGTGGCCTCTTCGAGGACAAGGCCGTCAAGAACCTCTTCGCCTGTGAGCACGTCGTCAACTCGATGCGCGGCCTCAAGACCGCCGGGGTCATCGCCCGCGACGAGCTCAACGGCATCACCGAGATCGCCGAGCCGGTCGGCGTCATCTGCGCCATGACCCCGGTGACCAACCCGACCTCGACCACCATCTTCAAGGCCCTCATCGCCCTGAAGACCCGCAACCCCATCATCTTCGCCTTCCACCCCTCCGCGCAGAAGTGCTCCTCGGAGGCCGCCCGCATCGTGCGCGACGCCGCGATCGAGGCCGGTGCCCCGGAGAACTGCGTGCAGTGGATCGAGGAGCCCTCCATGGAGGGCACCGGCGCGCTGATGAACCACGAGGGCGTCTCCACCATCCTCGCCACCGGCGGCAACGCGATGGTCAAGGCCGCGTACTCCTGCGGCAAGCCGGCCCTCGGCGTCGGTGCGGGCAACGTCCCCGCGTACGTCCACAAGAGCGCCAAGCTGAAGCGCGCCATCCACGACATCGTCCTGTCGAAGGCCTTCGACAACGGCATGATCTGCGCCTCCGAGCAGGCCGTCATCCTCGACAAGGAGGTGTACGCCGAGGGCATGAAGGAGCTCAAGCGCCTGGGTGCGTACGTCGTCTCCGCGGCGGAGAAGACCCAGCTGGAGAACTTCATGTTCGGCACCAGCGCCTTCGCGGACAACGTCACGAGCGCCAAGCTGAACCCGACCGTCGTCGGCAAGTCCCCGCAGTGGATCGCCGAGCAGGCCGGCTTCTCGGTGCCCGCGGAGGCCTCGATCCTCCTGGCCGAGTGCGCCGAGGTCGGTGTCAACGAGCCGCTGACCCGCGAGAAGCTCGCCCCCGTCCTGGCCGCACTGAAGGCCGACTCCACCGAGCTCGGCATCGAACTGGCCGCCCAGATGGTCGAGTTCCACGGCCTCGGCCACTCCGCCGCCATCCACGCCGAGGACGAGCAGCTCATCGAGGAGTTCGGCAAGCGCGTCAAGGCGATCCGCGTCATCGCCAACTCGCCCTCCACCTTCGGCGGCATCGGCGACGTCTACAACGCCTTCCTGCCTTCCCTGACCCTCGGTTGCGGCTCCTACGGCCACAACTCGGTGTCCAACAACGTCACCGCGGTCAACCTGGTCAACGTCAAGCGGATCGGACGGCGCAACACCAACATGCAGTGGTTCAAGGTCCCGCCGAAGATCTACTTCGAGCGCAACTCCATCCGCTACGTCGGCGAGATGGACGGCATCAAGAAGGTCTCGCTCGTCACCGACAAGACCATGGTCGCCCTGGGCATGGCCCAGAAGATCATCGACATCCTGCAGAGCCGCGAGGGTGCGGTCAACATCCAGGTCATCGACAACGTCGAGCCCAACCCGGAGCTGGAGACCGTCGAAGAGGGCGCCGCGCGCATGCGGGACTTCCAGCCCGACACGATCATCGCCCTCGGCGGTGGCTCCGCGATGGACGCCGCCAAGGTGATGTGGCTGATGTACGAGCACCCGGAGATCGCCTTCGCCGACACGAAGGAGAAGTTCTTCGACGTCCGCAAGCGCGCCTTCAAGTTCCCCTCGCTCGGCGCCAAGGCCAAGATGGTCGCCATCCCGACCACGTCGGGTACCGGCTCCGAGGTCACCCCCTTCGCGGTCATCTCCGACCCGAAGGCCGCCCAGAAGTACCCCCTCGCGGACTACGCGCTGACCCCGCACGTCGCCATCGTCGACCCGAACCTGCCGATGGGCCTGCCGGCCTCCGTCACCGCCGACTCCGGCTTCGACGCGCTGACGCACGCCACCGAGGCGTACATCTCGGCGTACTCCAACGACTACACCGACGGCCTCTGCCTGCAGGCCATCAAGCTGATCTTCGAGAACCTCGAGGACTGCGTGAAGCTCGGCGCGAAGGCGCCCGAGGCGCGCGAGAAGATGCACAACGCGTCGACGGTGGCGGGCATGGCCTTCGCCAACGCCTTCCTCGGCATGGTGCACGCCATGGCGCACACCCTGGGCAACACCTTCCACGTCCCGCACGGCCGCACCAACGCGCTGCTCCTGCCGCACGTCATCCGCCACAACGGCACCGTGACGCACAAGGCCACCCCGTGGCCCAAGGCCGAGGTCTACCGCGCCCCGGAGCGTCTGCAGGAGATCGCCAAGCTCCTCGGCCTCAAGGCCAAGACCCCCGAGGAAGGCGTCGAGTCCTACGCCAAGGCCGTCGAGGAGCTGCGCGACCGCTGTGGCATCTCGGCCTCGTTCCAGGCCGAGGGCATCGACGAGTCGGCCTTCATCGCCGCTCTGCCGCAGCAGGCCATGAACGCCTATGCCGACCAGTGCGCGCCCGCGAACCCGCGGATGCCGATGATCGACGATCTGCAGCAGCTCATGAAGCAGGCCTACTACGGCAACCTCGAAGGTGCGCCCAAGGCAGCGTGA
- a CDS encoding acetate uptake transporter: MNLLNHRSGPIAQALSVKRMEPSAQAQLGPLGLTGFIVVTMIATGIDAGVFPEKLLHSVVPMVGFFIGGLAQLLAGVFQAHRGDTWHATVFGGFGLFWMAKALMLQWVVPGLDPSLRGDTMGLFTLPWVFVVFVLWLGTCRIHVALLFTFTCVLGAFVGMTVNGFTGSIGWNRFTGWCGLLASAGALYLLAGQILASTWGRNVLPMGRFIAPRLEEEHPEE, encoded by the coding sequence ATGAACCTCCTGAACCACCGCTCCGGCCCCATCGCCCAGGCGCTCTCCGTCAAGCGCATGGAGCCGTCCGCGCAGGCCCAGTTGGGGCCGCTCGGCCTCACCGGCTTCATCGTCGTCACGATGATCGCGACGGGCATCGACGCGGGCGTCTTCCCGGAGAAGCTGCTGCACTCGGTCGTGCCGATGGTGGGCTTCTTCATCGGCGGTCTGGCTCAGCTGCTCGCCGGGGTCTTCCAGGCGCACCGCGGTGACACCTGGCACGCCACGGTGTTCGGCGGCTTCGGCCTGTTCTGGATGGCGAAGGCGCTGATGCTGCAGTGGGTGGTGCCGGGTCTGGACCCGTCGCTGCGCGGCGACACGATGGGCCTGTTCACGCTGCCCTGGGTGTTCGTGGTGTTCGTGCTGTGGCTGGGCACCTGCCGCATCCACGTGGCACTGCTGTTCACCTTCACCTGTGTGCTCGGCGCGTTCGTCGGCATGACGGTGAACGGCTTCACGGGCAGCATCGGCTGGAACCGCTTCACCGGCTGGTGCGGCCTGCTGGCCTCGGCCGGCGCGCTGTACCTGCTCGCGGGCCAGATCCTGGCCTCGACGTGGGGCCGCAACGTACTGCCGATGGGCAGGTTCATCGCGCCGCGCCTGGAAGAGGAACACCCCGAGGAGTAA
- a CDS encoding DUF3533 domain-containing protein produces the protein MTRTTRGGGLDGDPKTGFLSEVKDAVSTRTALLVLGVLAVQLAFIASYIGAFHQPKPHEIPIAVTMAAPAQAPADPAQAKAAEAQLAQAADKAVQQLKALPGKPLKPSSSTDEADAIARIKDRGVDGALVIDPQGTQDKLLVASGAGASLSQALEEILTATEAAQKRTVKVVDVVPDAKGDARGLSAFYLVVGWCVGGYLCASALAISAGAKPANPARALIRLCVMFGYAVVAGLLGAVIAGPVLGALPGSVMALWGLGALIVFAVGAITLAFQGIAGVVGIGLAILLVVVLGNPSAGGAYPYPLLPGFWRGIGPVLPPGAGTFAARSIAYFKGNGAGGPFLVLSAWAVGAAAVTLVLSFLRQDNKALGLVKDDA, from the coding sequence ATGACACGGACCACACGCGGCGGCGGCCTCGACGGCGACCCGAAAACCGGCTTCCTCAGCGAGGTCAAGGACGCGGTCAGCACCAGAACCGCCCTCCTGGTCCTCGGCGTCCTGGCCGTCCAGCTCGCCTTCATCGCCTCGTACATCGGCGCCTTCCACCAACCGAAGCCGCACGAGATCCCGATCGCGGTCACCATGGCCGCCCCGGCGCAGGCCCCGGCCGATCCGGCGCAGGCCAAGGCCGCCGAGGCGCAGCTCGCCCAGGCGGCCGACAAGGCCGTACAGCAGCTGAAGGCCCTGCCCGGCAAGCCGCTCAAGCCGAGCTCGTCCACGGACGAGGCGGACGCGATCGCCCGGATCAAGGACCGGGGCGTCGACGGCGCGCTGGTCATCGACCCCCAGGGCACCCAGGACAAGCTCCTGGTGGCCAGCGGCGCGGGCGCCTCCCTCTCGCAGGCCCTCGAAGAGATCCTGACCGCCACCGAGGCAGCCCAGAAGCGCACGGTGAAGGTCGTGGACGTCGTGCCCGACGCGAAGGGCGACGCCCGCGGTCTGTCCGCGTTCTACCTGGTCGTCGGCTGGTGCGTCGGCGGCTACCTCTGCGCCTCCGCCCTCGCGATCAGCGCCGGCGCGAAGCCCGCGAACCCGGCCCGCGCCCTGATCCGGCTCTGTGTGATGTTCGGGTACGCGGTCGTGGCGGGCCTGCTCGGAGCGGTGATCGCAGGACCCGTACTGGGCGCGCTGCCCGGCAGCGTCATGGCCCTGTGGGGGCTCGGCGCACTGATCGTCTTCGCGGTGGGCGCGATCACGCTGGCCTTCCAGGGCATCGCCGGAGTCGTCGGCATCGGCCTGGCGATCCTGCTCGTCGTGGTGCTCGGCAACCCGAGCGCGGGCGGTGCCTATCCGTATCCGCTGCTGCCCGGGTTCTGGCGCGGCATCGGCCCGGTGCTGCCACCGGGCGCGGGCACCTTCGCGGCCCGCTCGATCGCGTACTTCAAGGGCAACGGCGCGGGCGGACCCTTCCTGGTCCTCTCCGCCTGGGCGGTGGGCGCGGCGGCGGTCACGCTCGTCCTGTCCTTCCTGCGCCAGGACAACAAGGCACTCGGGCTCGTGAAGGATGACGCATGA
- a CDS encoding DNA polymerase III subunit alpha, which yields MPGFTHLRTVSGFSLRYGASHPERLAERAVERGMDALALTDRDSVAGTVRFAKACAKAGVRPLFGAELAVGEPVRGRQRRAPVRGGAFIDESAPRVTFLARDGAAGWADLCRLVTAAHTAEDRPLLAWDANHGDGLTVLLGPASDVGRALAAGRPDRAAKLLAPWREIYGDALRLEAVHHGLRGTGPGSLRLAARTVGFAAEQGVRPVLSNAVRYADPGQGPVVDVLDAARRLVPIDPRKGLDSGERWLKGAADMLGAAERIVEAAGYRKDIAYRLMETTQETAAECLVDPEDDLGIGTVHFPEPHLVGAGRRTAQRVLASRAAAGMVRRGYDGRRAYWERMHHELDIIEHHGFASYFLTVAQVVDDVREMGIRVAARGSGAGSLVNHLLGIAHADPVAHDLYMERFLSKRRSVLPDIDIDVESARRLEVYRAIIGRFGTERVATVSMPETYRVRHAVRDVGAALSMDPAEIDRIAKAFPHIRARDARAAMEELPELRAVAGEMERHGRLWELVEALDALPRGIAMHPCGVLLSDASLLARTPVMPTSGEGFPMSQFDKEDVEDLGLLKLDVLGVRMQSAMAHAAAEVERATGTPLDLDSVPEGDPATYELIRSAETLGCFQIESPGQRDLVGRLQPATFHDLVVDISLFRPGPVAADMVRPFIEARHGRKAVRYPHPDLAEALRDTYGVVVFHEQIIEMVNLMTGCGRDEADRVRRGLSDVESQGRIRVWFAQQAAARGYNAEVIGRTWEIIEAFGSYGFCKAHAVAFAVPTYQSAWLKAHHPAAFYAGLLTHDPGMYPKRLLLADARRRGVPVLPLDVNHSAVAHRIELVYGTGSSGDQWGVRLALSDVHRISAAEAARIADGQPYSSLLDFWERARPGKPVAERLAQVGALDAFGGNRRDLLLHLAELHRGARGSYGEQLPLAGGRKTAPAGLPDLGDAERLSAELGVLGMDASRHLMGDHHDFLRELGVTSAKRLRMAEHGQTVLVAGAKAATQTPPIRSGKRVIFSTLDDGTGLVDLAFFDDSHERCAHTVFHSWLLLVRGVVQRRGPQSLSVVGAAAWNLAELVELRGEGGLEAVAARLATEGSAGAAEGGGPADRAQGAASGGSESGAESGDPVGGRRIRMATGYEMHPWADLRPAGEGAGSARKLWHQSPGSAG from the coding sequence GTGCCGGGGTTCACGCATCTGCGTACCGTTTCCGGGTTCTCGCTGCGCTACGGCGCCTCGCACCCCGAGCGCCTTGCCGAGCGCGCCGTCGAGCGCGGCATGGACGCGCTCGCCCTGACGGACCGGGACTCCGTGGCCGGAACCGTGCGGTTCGCCAAGGCCTGCGCCAAGGCGGGGGTGCGGCCGCTGTTCGGGGCCGAGCTCGCCGTGGGGGAGCCGGTGCGCGGTCGGCAGCGGCGGGCGCCCGTGCGGGGCGGCGCCTTCATCGACGAGTCCGCGCCCCGTGTCACCTTCCTGGCCAGGGACGGGGCCGCGGGGTGGGCCGACCTGTGCCGCCTGGTCACCGCCGCGCACACCGCAGAGGACCGGCCCCTGCTGGCCTGGGACGCCAATCACGGCGACGGTCTGACCGTGCTGCTCGGGCCCGCCTCCGACGTGGGCCGGGCGCTCGCCGCGGGCCGGCCCGACCGGGCCGCCAAGCTGCTCGCCCCTTGGCGGGAGATCTACGGCGACGCGCTGCGCCTCGAAGCCGTGCACCACGGGCTGCGGGGCACCGGCCCCGGCTCGCTGCGCCTCGCCGCCCGCACCGTCGGCTTCGCCGCCGAGCAGGGCGTACGTCCCGTGCTCAGCAACGCCGTCCGGTACGCCGACCCGGGTCAGGGCCCCGTCGTCGACGTTCTCGACGCCGCCCGCCGCCTCGTGCCGATCGACCCCCGCAAGGGCCTCGACAGCGGTGAGCGCTGGCTCAAGGGTGCGGCGGACATGCTGGGCGCCGCCGAGCGGATCGTCGAGGCCGCCGGCTATCGCAAGGACATCGCGTACCGCCTGATGGAGACCACGCAGGAGACCGCCGCCGAGTGCCTCGTCGACCCCGAGGACGATCTCGGCATCGGCACCGTGCACTTCCCCGAGCCGCACCTGGTGGGCGCGGGGCGGCGCACCGCCCAGCGGGTGCTCGCCTCCCGGGCCGCGGCCGGCATGGTGCGGCGCGGGTACGACGGCAGGCGCGCGTACTGGGAGCGGATGCACCACGAGCTGGACATCATCGAGCACCACGGGTTCGCCTCCTACTTCCTGACGGTCGCTCAAGTCGTCGACGACGTACGGGAGATGGGGATCCGGGTTGCCGCCCGGGGGTCCGGTGCCGGGTCCCTGGTCAACCATCTGTTGGGCATCGCGCACGCCGATCCGGTCGCGCACGACCTCTACATGGAGCGGTTCCTGTCCAAGCGGCGCTCCGTCCTGCCCGACATCGACATCGACGTGGAATCCGCCCGCCGGCTCGAGGTGTACCGCGCGATCATCGGCCGCTTCGGCACCGAGCGGGTCGCGACCGTCTCCATGCCCGAGACCTACCGGGTGCGTCATGCGGTACGCGACGTGGGTGCGGCCCTGTCCATGGACCCGGCCGAGATCGACCGCATCGCCAAGGCCTTCCCGCACATCCGCGCCCGCGACGCCCGCGCCGCGATGGAGGAACTGCCCGAACTGCGGGCGGTGGCAGGGGAGATGGAGAGGCATGGGCGGCTGTGGGAGCTGGTCGAGGCGCTGGACGCCCTGCCGCGCGGGATCGCCATGCACCCGTGCGGGGTGCTGCTCTCCGACGCCTCGCTGCTCGCCCGTACGCCGGTCATGCCGACCAGCGGCGAGGGATTTCCCATGTCCCAGTTCGACAAGGAGGACGTCGAGGACCTCGGGCTGCTCAAGCTCGACGTGCTCGGCGTACGGATGCAGTCCGCGATGGCGCACGCCGCCGCCGAGGTGGAGCGGGCCACCGGTACGCCGCTCGACCTCGACTCCGTACCGGAGGGTGACCCGGCGACGTATGAACTCATCCGCAGCGCCGAGACGTTGGGGTGTTTTCAGATCGAGTCGCCGGGGCAGCGGGATCTGGTCGGGCGGCTGCAGCCCGCGACCTTCCACGATCTGGTGGTGGACATCTCGCTGTTCCGTCCCGGGCCGGTCGCGGCGGACATGGTGCGGCCGTTCATCGAGGCCCGGCACGGGCGCAAGGCCGTGCGGTATCCGCATCCGGACCTGGCAGAGGCGCTGCGCGACACGTACGGCGTCGTCGTCTTCCACGAGCAGATCATCGAGATGGTGAACCTCATGACGGGCTGCGGCCGCGACGAGGCCGACCGGGTGCGGCGCGGGCTCTCCGACGTCGAGTCGCAGGGGCGGATCCGGGTGTGGTTCGCGCAGCAGGCGGCGGCCCGGGGGTACAACGCCGAGGTGATCGGGCGGACTTGGGAGATCATCGAGGCCTTCGGCTCATACGGCTTCTGCAAGGCGCACGCCGTGGCCTTCGCCGTGCCGACCTATCAGTCGGCCTGGCTGAAGGCGCACCATCCGGCGGCCTTCTATGCGGGGCTGCTCACGCACGATCCGGGGATGTATCCGAAGCGGCTGCTGCTCGCGGACGCGCGGCGGCGGGGGGTGCCGGTGCTCCCGCTGGATGTGAACCACTCTGCGGTCGCTCATCGGATCGAACTGGTGTACGGTACTGGATCCTCCGGTGACCAGTGGGGCGTGCGGCTCGCGCTGTCCGACGTGCACAGGATCAGTGCGGCCGAGGCCGCGCGGATCGCCGACGGGCAGCCGTACTCCTCGCTGCTCGACTTCTGGGAGCGGGCCAGGCCCGGCAAGCCGGTCGCCGAACGGCTCGCGCAGGTAGGGGCGTTGGACGCCTTCGGTGGAAATCGGCGGGATCTGCTCCTGCACCTCGCGGAGCTGCACCGGGGCGCACGCGGCTCGTACGGCGAGCAACTTCCGCTCGCGGGAGGGCGGAAGACGGCCCCGGCCGGGCTGCCCGACCTGGGCGACGCCGAACGGCTCAGCGCCGAGCTCGGCGTGCTCGGCATGGACGCGTCCCGCCATCTGATGGGCGACCACCACGACTTCCTGCGCGAGCTCGGGGTGACCTCCGCCAAGCGCCTGCGGATGGCCGAGCACGGGCAGACCGTCCTCGTCGCGGGCGCCAAGGCGGCCACCCAGACCCCGCCCATCCGCTCCGGCAAGCGCGTCATCTTCTCCACCCTCGACGACGGCACGGGCCTGGTCGACCTCGCCTTCTTCGACGACAGCCACGAGCGGTGCGCGCACACCGTCTTCCACTCCTGGCTGCTGCTCGTACGGGGTGTGGTGCAGCGGCGCGGGCCGCAGAGCCTGAGCGTGGTGGGCGCGGCCGCGTGGAACCTCGCCGAACTGGTGGAGCTGCGGGGGGAGGGCGGCCTTGAGGCGGTGGCCGCGCGGCTCGCGACGGAGGGCTCCGCAGGGGCGGCGGAGGGCGGTGGTCCGGCGGACCGGGCTCAAGGGGCGGCGTCCGGCGGGTCGGAGTCGGGGGCGGAGTCCGGTGACCCGGTGGGCGGGCGGCGGATCCGGATGGCCACGGGCTACGAGATGCACCCCTGGGCGGATCTGCGTCCGGCGGGCGAAGGGGCGGGGAGCGCAAGGAAGTTGTGGCACCAGAGTCCGGGGAGCGCGGGATGA
- a CDS encoding DNA polymerase Y family protein has product MILFVRFRIGPEGEALLPELLALLGQFTPVVEAVPPDGALADVRGALKYFGRGAGELAALVRVRALALYGVDCVIGAGPGPMLARMAARDAAPGVTLVVDDPADYLARKPVAALDGVGRATARTLCAYGLDSIGKLGAAPLGTVQRILGAKAGRELHERARGIDHVPVVRNAASRSVAAERPFSRDELDQDRHRRALLSLTEELGARMRGEQQVCKTLTLTVRYADRSTTVRSRALPEPTAHSAALAAAAYRMYEALGLQRARVRALSLRAEGLGPAELASHQLTFDPADDKARRIEEVADRARAKFGPGAVVPGALAA; this is encoded by the coding sequence ATGATTCTCTTCGTACGTTTCCGGATCGGGCCCGAGGGTGAGGCGCTGCTGCCCGAACTCCTCGCGCTGCTCGGCCAGTTCACGCCCGTCGTCGAGGCCGTGCCGCCCGACGGGGCGCTCGCCGATGTGCGGGGCGCCCTCAAGTACTTCGGGCGGGGTGCCGGTGAACTGGCCGCGCTCGTCCGGGTCAGGGCGCTCGCCCTGTACGGCGTGGACTGTGTGATCGGGGCCGGGCCGGGTCCGATGCTGGCCCGGATGGCGGCGCGGGACGCGGCGCCCGGGGTGACCCTCGTCGTGGACGACCCGGCGGACTACCTCGCCCGCAAACCCGTCGCCGCCCTCGACGGCGTCGGCCGCGCCACTGCCCGCACCCTGTGTGCGTACGGCCTCGACTCCATCGGCAAGCTCGGCGCCGCGCCGCTCGGCACCGTCCAGCGCATCCTCGGCGCGAAGGCCGGGCGTGAGCTGCACGAGCGGGCCCGTGGCATCGACCACGTGCCGGTCGTACGCAATGCCGCATCCCGCTCGGTCGCCGCCGAACGCCCCTTCTCCCGCGACGAGTTGGACCAGGACCGGCACCGCCGTGCGCTGCTCTCCCTCACCGAGGAGCTGGGCGCCCGGATGCGCGGCGAGCAGCAGGTGTGCAAGACCCTGACCCTCACGGTGCGCTACGCCGACCGGTCCACCACGGTACGCAGCCGGGCCCTGCCCGAACCCACCGCGCACTCGGCGGCGCTCGCGGCGGCCGCGTACCGCATGTACGAGGCGCTCGGCCTGCAGCGCGCCCGGGTCAGGGCGCTCTCGCTGCGCGCGGAGGGGCTCGGGCCCGCCGAACTCGCCTCCCACCAGCTCACCTTCGACCCGGCGGACGACAAGGCCCGCCGGATCGAAGAGGTCGCGGACCGGGCGCGGGCCAAGTTCGGGCCCGGGGCCGTGGTGCCGGGAGCGTTGGCGGCGTAG